In Deferribacteraceae bacterium V6Fe1, one genomic interval encodes:
- the tsaD gene encoding tRNA (adenosine(37)-N6)-threonylcarbamoyltransferase complex transferase subunit TsaD, with protein MITLGIETSCDETSASIIDSGKNILSAKIFSQADIHKKFGGVVPEVASRNHALKIRPIVEEVINDAKISVNDIDLIGVTNSPGLIGALFVGVSFAKGLSYTLKKPLIPVNHLTAHILSGEIENEDLTPPYAALVISGGHTHLFHVSKSYAFTLISKTIDDAIGETFDKISKTLGFGYPGGPEIEKNASLGDETKISYPIAMKNELNFSFSGLKTSVINSYNLEKYTKEDISASFQKTAVDTLIHKVRLAYKNQKFSKLVVAGGVACNGYLRKRLQNELKNIKVFFPSRGLCTDNGVMVAYTAYKFFNKRIFMGFKSKAFDRDENIKLF; from the coding sequence TTGATAACGCTTGGTATAGAAACTTCCTGTGATGAAACATCCGCATCTATAATAGATAGTGGTAAAAATATACTTTCTGCGAAAATATTCTCTCAGGCAGATATTCACAAAAAATTTGGAGGAGTAGTCCCTGAGGTAGCTTCAAGAAATCATGCTTTGAAAATTAGACCTATTGTAGAAGAAGTTATAAATGATGCAAAGATATCTGTAAATGATATTGACTTAATAGGCGTAACAAACTCTCCGGGGCTTATTGGAGCGCTCTTTGTGGGCGTATCATTCGCAAAAGGTTTGAGCTATACATTAAAAAAACCGCTTATTCCGGTAAACCACTTGACCGCCCATATACTGTCAGGTGAAATTGAAAATGAAGATTTAACTCCCCCATATGCGGCACTTGTAATTTCAGGAGGACACACGCATCTATTTCATGTTTCTAAATCTTATGCTTTTACTCTTATCTCAAAAACTATAGATGATGCAATTGGTGAAACATTTGACAAAATTTCAAAAACTCTTGGATTTGGCTATCCCGGCGGGCCAGAAATAGAAAAAAATGCCTCACTTGGTGATGAAACAAAAATAAGTTACCCGATAGCTATGAAAAATGAACTAAACTTTAGCTTTAGCGGACTGAAAACTTCTGTCATAAATTCTTATAACTTAGAAAAGTATACCAAAGAAGATATTTCAGCTTCATTTCAAAAAACAGCAGTAGATACACTTATACATAAAGTTAGGCTTGCCTATAAAAATCAAAAATTTTCAAAACTTGTAGTTGCAGGTGGCGTTGCTTGTAACGGATATTTAAGGAAAAGACTTCAAAATGAGCTAAAAAACATTAAAGTATTCTTTCCATCCAGAGGACTTTGCACTGACAATGGTGTAATGGTAGCATATACTGCTTATAAATTTTTCAATAAAAGAATTTTTATGGGTTTCAAATCAAAAGCATTTGACAGAGATGAAAATATCAAACTCTTCTAA
- a CDS encoding divergent polysaccharide deacetylase family protein has translation MPRKAKSNTKRTRKKSFKIPPGLIVGGTFFLLLLVIIFSIINLKVSNLKSEVTKANTLKKDITLIENRIKLLLFDYELDKDHFKKYVENNVITFELTIPENQIYGIRQAVISLANENGFNDNSDLLFYKNNSPAFKVLIIPFTAYKNTNNNNLQSETSENIKNDKHKIAIILDDAGNSLDLAEEILKTPYKITLSVIPFTQYDRETAEMVKKYKKELFLHLPMQPKSYPSTDPGKGAILLNTPESLINIIIKKDIERLGKVDGANNHMGSALTENTQKMKQVLKYLKKYTDTFVDSHTAKNTVAYDVCKDYMTYCGINNVFIDNVDDADYIKDKINKGINLLEKEKKVIMIGHLRPTTVKVLMSYLPELEKKGIKFSTVNEVLAN, from the coding sequence ATGCCCAGAAAAGCTAAAAGCAACACAAAGAGAACAAGAAAAAAATCTTTCAAAATTCCGCCGGGGCTCATCGTCGGCGGAACTTTTTTTCTGCTACTTCTTGTTATTATCTTTTCAATTATTAACCTGAAAGTCAGTAACCTAAAATCTGAAGTTACCAAGGCTAACACTCTAAAAAAGGATATTACACTTATTGAAAACAGGATAAAACTGCTTTTGTTTGACTATGAGCTGGATAAAGATCATTTTAAGAAGTATGTGGAAAATAACGTTATAACTTTTGAGCTTACTATCCCTGAAAATCAAATTTACGGTATAAGACAGGCGGTTATATCATTAGCCAATGAAAACGGATTTAATGACAATTCAGATTTACTTTTTTATAAAAATAATTCTCCTGCTTTCAAAGTACTTATAATACCATTTACTGCATACAAAAATACAAATAATAATAATCTTCAAAGTGAAACTTCTGAGAATATAAAGAATGATAAGCATAAAATAGCCATTATCCTTGATGATGCAGGAAACAGTCTTGATTTGGCAGAGGAAATACTTAAAACTCCATATAAAATTACTCTCTCCGTAATTCCATTCACTCAATACGATAGAGAAACCGCAGAAATGGTAAAGAAATATAAAAAAGAGCTTTTTCTACATTTGCCAATGCAGCCAAAGTCTTACCCATCAACCGACCCGGGAAAAGGTGCAATACTTTTAAATACGCCGGAATCACTTATCAATATAATAATTAAAAAAGATATCGAACGACTTGGTAAAGTTGACGGAGCAAATAACCATATGGGCTCAGCCCTTACAGAAAATACACAAAAGATGAAACAGGTATTAAAATATCTTAAAAAGTATACCGACACATTTGTTGACAGTCATACTGCAAAAAACACTGTAGCTTACGATGTTTGTAAAGACTATATGACTTATTGCGGAATTAATAATGTCTTTATAGATAATGTAGATGATGCTGACTATATAAAAGATAAAATTAATAAAGGTATAAATCTTCTTGAAAAAGAAAAAAAAGTTATTATGATTGGACACTTGCGCCCAACAACGGTAAAAGTTTTAATGAGCTATTTACCTGAGCTTGAAAAGAAAGGAATAAAATTTTCAACGGTAAATGAGGTTTTGGCAAATTGA
- a CDS encoding S41 family peptidase — MIRKKLLPVFLSLIAVIAFIMGALTIKISNVYAKNENRFQQLENFSDALSIIDKYYVEDVELKDLISGAIQGMLQNLDPHSSYLDKETYKEFKVETKGEFGGLGITIGMKDKVLTVISPIEDTPAYKAGIKAGDKIIKIDGKSTANITLDEAVKKLRGKPGTKVTVTILRSGVEKPFDVTITRAIIKIQAVKSKMIDNIAYVRLTSFKEDASNEIKDALKKLSKENYKGIVLDLRNNPGGLLTEAVNVSNLFLPSGKTVVFTKDRDGKENHLKTSAFNDFDSKTPLVVLINEGSASASEIVAGALQDYKRAIIIGQTSFGKASVQTIIPLADGSAIKLTTARYYTPNGRSIQGVGIKPDIEIGTGKIVYTESHFSFKESDLENHLIGEAEQKLDNKTESNLDNSTAENLDDDIQLKTAIDILKGLIIYAQKS, encoded by the coding sequence ATGATTAGAAAAAAACTTTTACCCGTATTTTTAAGTTTGATAGCAGTTATTGCTTTCATAATGGGCGCCCTTACAATTAAAATATCAAATGTTTATGCAAAAAATGAAAACCGATTCCAGCAACTTGAAAACTTCTCTGACGCACTAAGCATAATTGATAAATATTATGTAGAGGATGTAGAGCTAAAAGACCTTATTAGTGGTGCTATTCAAGGGATGTTACAAAATCTTGACCCTCACTCAAGCTACTTGGATAAGGAAACATACAAAGAGTTTAAAGTAGAAACTAAAGGTGAATTTGGCGGTCTAGGCATCACAATTGGGATGAAAGATAAGGTGCTGACTGTTATTTCCCCTATTGAGGACACACCTGCCTACAAAGCAGGTATTAAAGCCGGGGATAAAATAATTAAAATAGATGGTAAGTCCACTGCAAATATTACCCTTGACGAAGCGGTGAAAAAATTAAGAGGAAAACCAGGGACAAAGGTCACTGTCACAATCCTAAGAAGTGGTGTGGAAAAACCTTTTGATGTTACTATCACACGGGCTATCATTAAAATACAAGCCGTTAAAAGTAAAATGATAGACAATATTGCGTATGTTAGATTAACAAGTTTTAAGGAAGATGCATCAAATGAAATAAAAGATGCCCTAAAAAAACTTTCCAAGGAAAATTATAAAGGGATAGTTTTAGACCTTAGAAATAACCCCGGCGGTCTTTTAACTGAGGCGGTAAATGTTTCTAACTTATTTTTACCTTCAGGCAAAACTGTAGTATTTACTAAAGACAGGGACGGGAAAGAAAACCATTTAAAAACTTCTGCCTTTAATGATTTTGACTCAAAAACCCCTCTTGTTGTTTTAATTAACGAAGGGAGTGCTTCAGCGTCTGAAATAGTAGCCGGTGCATTACAGGATTATAAGAGGGCAATAATTATAGGACAAACAAGCTTTGGTAAAGCTTCTGTTCAAACAATAATCCCCCTTGCCGATGGCTCAGCTATAAAGCTTACTACTGCAAGATATTATACACCAAATGGAAGATCTATCCAAGGTGTGGGGATAAAACCTGATATTGAAATCGGTACAGGGAAGATTGTTTACACTGAATCTCACTTTTCTTTTAAAGAAAGCGATTTGGAAAATCACCTAATCGGTGAAGCAGAACAAAAGCTTGATAACAAAACTGAAAGTAATTTAGATAACAGCACAGCTGAAAATTTAGACGATGATATTCAACTTAAAACAGCTATAGATATACTAAAAGGACTTATTATATATGCCCAGAAAAGCTAA
- a CDS encoding peptidoglycan DD-metalloendopeptidase family protein yields MTKVLFFILLFCSVANANVIDDFATYENYINQLQKDIKEQNKYLKDIENSKKNLISKIDALQKKIASQEETVRVTSISLKKLNQQINEIEEKIMILDNDINILSKQIEKFNIYLIDNRNITSIKILLFSKDFYTLIKNMEIVEKINIKIKEKIAEINGKKNQINSLKVELELRNNALQRILALKETTLNDLKNEKIKLSQLSKILQEDEESKKEYIKLLNEKHNELQSKLEKIKPQIEKEGGTQFSESSFFKSKGKLPWPATGKVIEHYGPKKINDFNGEVFIKGIKIKIEDEGYVKSVFDGVVKYVDWVRGYGNIVIVKHDEFFYTLYAGLDEIFVTIDQKVKVNEKIGLIDVDVKDISPYLYFEIRKQDTAVDPEKWLIANGGTND; encoded by the coding sequence ATGACTAAAGTCCTGTTTTTTATTTTATTATTTTGCTCTGTAGCAAATGCAAATGTTATCGACGATTTTGCCACATACGAAAATTATATAAACCAACTACAAAAGGATATTAAAGAACAAAATAAATATCTAAAAGATATTGAAAACTCTAAAAAAAACCTAATATCAAAAATAGATGCATTACAAAAAAAGATAGCCTCACAAGAGGAAACAGTAAGGGTCACTTCTATCAGTTTAAAAAAACTTAACCAACAAATCAACGAAATTGAAGAGAAAATAATGATTTTAGACAATGATATCAACATACTTTCAAAACAAATTGAAAAATTTAATATTTATCTTATAGATAACAGAAATATTACTTCAATAAAAATACTTTTATTTTCCAAAGATTTTTACACCCTTATAAAAAATATGGAGATAGTTGAGAAAATAAACATAAAAATCAAAGAAAAAATTGCCGAAATAAATGGCAAAAAAAATCAAATAAACTCACTCAAAGTTGAATTGGAGCTTAGAAATAATGCCCTACAAAGAATTTTGGCATTAAAAGAAACTACATTAAATGATTTGAAAAATGAGAAAATAAAGCTTAGTCAACTATCGAAAATATTGCAAGAGGATGAAGAGAGTAAAAAGGAATACATTAAACTCCTAAATGAAAAGCACAATGAATTACAAAGTAAGTTGGAAAAAATTAAACCTCAAATTGAAAAAGAAGGGGGCACACAGTTTTCTGAAAGCAGTTTCTTCAAATCCAAAGGTAAGCTCCCCTGGCCTGCTACCGGTAAAGTGATTGAGCACTATGGACCCAAAAAAATTAATGATTTTAATGGTGAAGTCTTTATAAAAGGGATAAAAATCAAGATAGAAGACGAAGGATATGTGAAATCTGTATTTGATGGTGTTGTAAAGTATGTTGATTGGGTAAGGGGGTATGGCAACATTGTTATTGTAAAACATGACGAATTCTTCTATACACTTTATGCCGGATTGGATGAAATTTTTGTTACTATTGATCAGAAAGTTAAAGTTAATGAAAAGATAGGTTTAATTGATGTTGACGTGAAAGATATTTCTCCCTATCTTTACTTTGAAATAAGAAAACAGGATACTGCAGTTGACCCTGAGAAGTGGTTAATCGCTAACGGAGGTACGAATGATTAG
- the ftsE gene encoding cell division ATP-binding protein FtsE, producing the protein MIKFFNVSVAFFGEKKALDNVSLKIDKGEFVYITGASGAGKSTLLKLIYADLFPTRGVVLISNKDITNITERSIPYLRRNIGVIFQDFKLLEDKTVFENIFMTLEIFYMDSKQIEERIFSLLRRLGLFSRRDTIVKKLSGGEKQRVAIARALINEPSIILADEPTGNLDPERAEDIIKLLKDIANQGSTVLVATHDKNLIERFGGRTIYLKNGKIEADSKTDEKVFISDK; encoded by the coding sequence ATGATAAAATTCTTTAATGTTTCTGTTGCATTTTTCGGGGAGAAAAAAGCTTTAGACAATGTTTCTCTTAAAATAGACAAAGGTGAGTTTGTATACATTACCGGTGCAAGCGGTGCAGGGAAATCTACCCTTTTGAAGCTGATTTATGCTGACCTTTTCCCTACAAGGGGTGTGGTGCTAATATCAAACAAAGATATTACAAACATTACCGAAAGAAGCATACCCTACCTAAGAAGAAACATCGGAGTGATTTTTCAGGATTTTAAATTATTGGAAGATAAGACTGTCTTTGAAAATATTTTTATGACCCTTGAAATATTTTATATGGACTCCAAACAGATAGAAGAAAGGATTTTTTCTCTTCTCAGAAGGCTCGGACTTTTCAGTAGAAGGGATACTATAGTAAAGAAGCTTTCAGGCGGGGAAAAACAAAGAGTGGCAATTGCAAGAGCACTAATAAACGAACCGTCTATTATACTGGCGGATGAGCCTACAGGCAACTTAGACCCTGAAAGGGCTGAAGACATAATTAAACTCTTAAAAGATATTGCTAATCAAGGGAGCACTGTGCTTGTGGCAACCCATGACAAGAACCTTATTGAAAGGTTTGGCGGTAGAACAATTTATCTAAAAAACGGAAAAATAGAGGCTGACAGTAAAACCGATGAAAAAGTTTTTATATCTGATAAATAA
- a CDS encoding response regulator, giving the protein MSKKHIHIIEDSELTIYTIKNALEEEYKISFSTNSLEFFKTFKSGFLPDLYIIDLNLPDIDGIQILRELKDIDVPKIVYSAQTNPEIIEECFNLGAYDFLKKPTPLKEMKSRIYKVFQYHEMLNGRKDNINIEEIKGTVAHYFGQPLTALGAEIYILKKQLSDTEESVTYASVLRMEKAYQILVSYYNAFKNIDSAKKVSYLNGKNILDLTNE; this is encoded by the coding sequence GTGAGTAAAAAACACATTCATATTATTGAAGATTCCGAGTTAACCATATACACAATAAAAAATGCCCTTGAAGAAGAATACAAAATTTCATTTAGTACCAATTCATTAGAATTCTTTAAAACTTTCAAATCCGGTTTTTTGCCCGATTTGTATATTATTGACTTAAATCTGCCGGATATAGATGGAATACAAATACTACGTGAGCTAAAAGACATTGATGTTCCAAAAATAGTATATTCAGCCCAAACAAATCCTGAAATTATAGAAGAATGTTTCAATTTGGGTGCTTACGATTTTCTAAAAAAGCCAACCCCGCTAAAAGAAATGAAATCAAGAATTTACAAAGTGTTTCAGTATCATGAAATGCTTAACGGCAGAAAAGATAACATTAACATTGAAGAGATAAAAGGGACTGTAGCTCATTATTTCGGACAACCTTTGACAGCTCTTGGTGCTGAAATATATATTTTAAAAAAACAGCTTTCGGATACCGAAGAATCTGTCACCTATGCCTCTGTCTTAAGGATGGAAAAGGCATATCAGATTTTGGTGTCATATTACAACGCCTTTAAAAATATTGACTCTGCTAAAAAGGTAAGTTATTTAAACGGTAAAAATATTTTGGATTTGACCAATGAATAG
- a CDS encoding DUF4388 domain-containing protein — MAFKGNIKEFSLLDVIQLICQSSKTGILEVATEDFSAKIFIREGKLVDIKASTDNFDFKIGNYLVSRGAITEGDLQIYLEKQKKMPIRLGQILVEEGILTKEQLKQIHTDHLKSNFEKILSSEKGRYEFVPTVVEYNDSDITPISIDSILLDALKNIDEVKVFKKKISSLNLIYKKINKDSKYTVDNKITNKDNPIIVKNGRILFNTDAQIVFNNIDGHNTIQKIISKSALDEVYVLKIIYLLLENNLIEHSTAEPAKTKNNISSVLNIIFGIVIFAALIFITTLISQKLAVTDIVFNETYIKNKKENIEQYNLELKSVSQIYSKNENNYKKLKLYAAEKGIFK; from the coding sequence ATGGCATTTAAAGGGAATATAAAAGAATTTAGTCTTCTTGATGTTATACAACTTATTTGCCAATCGTCTAAAACCGGTATTTTAGAGGTTGCTACGGAAGATTTTTCAGCAAAAATATTTATCAGAGAAGGTAAATTAGTAGATATTAAAGCAAGCACAGATAATTTTGATTTCAAAATTGGCAACTATTTAGTTTCAAGGGGTGCGATTACTGAAGGTGACTTGCAAATATATCTCGAAAAGCAAAAGAAGATGCCGATAAGGCTTGGGCAAATTTTAGTAGAAGAAGGCATTCTCACCAAAGAGCAGTTAAAGCAAATCCATACCGACCATCTTAAATCAAATTTTGAAAAAATTTTGTCAAGTGAAAAAGGAAGATATGAATTTGTGCCGACTGTTGTTGAATACAATGATAGCGACATTACACCGATAAGTATAGACTCAATTCTGCTTGATGCTTTAAAAAATATTGATGAAGTCAAAGTGTTTAAGAAAAAAATAAGCAGTCTCAATCTTATTTATAAAAAGATAAATAAGGATAGCAAATACACTGTTGACAACAAAATAACAAACAAAGACAACCCTATTATCGTAAAAAATGGAAGAATTCTTTTCAATACGGACGCACAAATCGTTTTTAACAATATTGACGGTCACAACACGATACAAAAAATTATATCTAAGTCTGCACTTGATGAGGTTTATGTCTTAAAAATAATATATCTGCTTCTTGAAAATAATTTAATCGAACATTCCACGGCTGAGCCGGCAAAAACCAAAAATAATATTTCTTCAGTGTTAAATATTATTTTTGGAATAGTTATTTTTGCAGCCCTGATATTTATAACTACACTTATATCCCAAAAACTTGCAGTAACTGATATAGTTTTTAATGAAACATACATAAAAAATAAAAAAGAAAATATTGAGCAATATAATCTGGAACTAAAAAGTGTTTCGCAAATCTACTCCAAAAATGAAAATAATTATAAAAAATTAAAATTATACGCTGCCGAAAAGGGGATTTTCAAGTGA
- a CDS encoding arginine--tRNA ligase, whose product MESIIRKKIDEVLKEIVNDVAIIGDLSYEVDVPKDYKNGDFTTNVAMKLASLLKKPPRQIAESIKGHLVDSIFEKVEVAGPGFINFFVSKSYFHDFLISVLEDKGALTSDMGAGKKVQVEFVSANPTGPLHIGHGRGAAYGDSLARVFEACGFDVQREYYINDAGNQMNNLALSIYSRYLELHGVNDEFPKDGYKGEYIIDIAKDIKNEYQDSLLKMPKEEAVNICFKIGVEEITNTIKKDLEDFGVTFDKWFSEKSLYLSGEVEKTLQELEERGETYEQDGALWFNSTKYGDDKDRVLRRSNGELTYFASDIAYHRNKIKRGFDNLINVWGADHHGYVKRLKSSISALGYNEEMLEIKLVQMVSLIEGGEKISMSTRAGTFVELSWLTEKVGSDAARYFYIMRDINSQFEFDIDLAKSKTSDNPVYYIQYAHARVCSILRNAEEKNIRYEVGKFLNKLDSEQDIALIKKLYEFKSVLETACRTREPHRIPYYLQDLAALFHNYYKNNQVLIEDDVETTSARVTLSLGVKEVIKFALSLIGVGAPDKM is encoded by the coding sequence ATGGAATCGATTATTAGGAAGAAAATAGATGAAGTATTGAAGGAAATTGTTAATGATGTTGCCATAATTGGTGACTTATCTTATGAAGTAGATGTCCCGAAAGATTACAAAAATGGTGATTTTACTACAAATGTGGCGATGAAGCTTGCCTCTTTATTAAAAAAACCACCACGACAAATAGCTGAAAGTATTAAGGGGCATTTAGTCGATTCGATTTTTGAAAAAGTTGAAGTGGCAGGTCCTGGTTTTATCAACTTTTTCGTATCAAAGAGTTATTTTCATGACTTTTTAATTTCAGTTTTAGAAGATAAAGGTGCGCTGACATCTGATATGGGTGCAGGTAAAAAGGTGCAGGTTGAGTTTGTCAGTGCCAATCCTACCGGTCCATTACATATTGGGCACGGCAGGGGTGCAGCATACGGGGATAGTCTTGCAAGGGTGTTTGAAGCTTGCGGTTTTGATGTTCAGCGAGAGTATTATATAAATGATGCCGGAAACCAAATGAATAATTTGGCTTTGAGTATTTATAGCAGATATCTTGAGCTTCACGGGGTAAATGATGAATTTCCCAAGGATGGGTATAAAGGGGAATATATTATTGATATAGCAAAAGATATTAAAAATGAGTATCAGGACAGTCTTCTTAAAATGCCAAAAGAGGAAGCTGTAAATATATGTTTTAAAATAGGCGTTGAAGAGATTACAAATACTATAAAAAAAGACTTGGAAGATTTCGGTGTGACGTTTGATAAATGGTTTAGTGAAAAGTCCCTATATCTTTCTGGAGAAGTAGAGAAAACTTTACAGGAGTTGGAAGAAAGAGGGGAAACTTATGAGCAAGATGGAGCTCTTTGGTTTAACTCTACAAAGTACGGTGATGATAAAGATAGGGTTTTAAGAAGAAGCAACGGAGAGCTTACGTATTTTGCTTCTGATATTGCGTATCATAGGAATAAAATAAAAAGGGGGTTTGACAACCTTATTAATGTTTGGGGTGCTGACCATCACGGCTATGTGAAAAGATTAAAGTCCTCCATAAGTGCATTAGGATATAATGAGGAAATGCTTGAGATAAAGCTTGTGCAGATGGTTAGCCTTATTGAAGGCGGAGAAAAAATATCAATGTCTACTCGTGCCGGTACTTTTGTGGAGTTGAGTTGGTTGACCGAAAAGGTTGGGAGTGATGCGGCAAGATATTTTTATATTATGAGAGATATTAATTCTCAGTTTGAATTTGATATAGACCTTGCAAAAAGTAAGACTTCGGATAACCCCGTATATTATATTCAGTATGCTCATGCAAGAGTTTGTTCGATTCTTAGAAATGCCGAAGAGAAAAATATAAGGTATGAAGTCGGCAAATTTTTAAATAAGCTTGATTCTGAACAGGATATTGCCTTAATTAAGAAGTTGTATGAGTTTAAGTCGGTTTTAGAGACTGCGTGCAGGACAAGAGAGCCTCATAGAATACCTTATTATCTTCAAGATTTAGCTGCTTTATTCCATAACTATTATAAAAATAATCAGGTATTAATTGAGGACGATGTTGAAACAACTTCTGCAAGAGTTACTTTGTCCCTTGGTGTAAAAGAGGTGATAAAGTTTGCTTTGAGCCTTATCGGTGTTGGTGCTCCCGATAAAATGTAG
- a CDS encoding SPOR domain-containing protein, which produces MRDIDKIKEKKEKDEVKSILGFVLLFLIVFGIITFAIIKLTTQYFTLKKELEESKNVQLSTTPVEDGKKLEYKLDGDKIKVSELKEVAEKAAENSLKENLPDESEQQIGNTKEPEKVNKEEFKKETPPVQLKKNEAINQKSDAEIKPEKKLESKPVAEKNKDEEKSKSVVNNTIKNGAYAIQLMAFKDESDAKSAVQKYKNDIKDIYYIKADLGTKGVWYRVRCCSSSTLDEVKSKLQDINEKYKIKGFIVKN; this is translated from the coding sequence ATGAGAGATATAGATAAAATAAAAGAGAAAAAAGAAAAGGACGAAGTCAAGTCGATTTTAGGTTTTGTATTGTTATTTTTAATTGTTTTCGGAATTATCACATTTGCTATAATAAAGCTTACTACTCAGTATTTTACCTTAAAGAAAGAGCTTGAAGAGAGTAAAAATGTTCAACTGTCAACTACTCCCGTTGAAGATGGCAAAAAATTGGAATACAAACTTGATGGCGATAAAATTAAAGTTTCAGAATTGAAAGAGGTAGCTGAAAAAGCGGCTGAAAATTCGTTAAAAGAGAATTTGCCCGATGAAAGTGAGCAGCAAATTGGGAACACTAAAGAGCCTGAAAAAGTAAATAAAGAAGAGTTCAAAAAAGAAACTCCGCCTGTTCAGCTTAAAAAGAATGAAGCTATCAACCAAAAATCGGATGCAGAAATAAAGCCAGAGAAAAAACTTGAAAGTAAGCCTGTTGCCGAAAAAAACAAAGATGAAGAAAAATCTAAGAGTGTTGTAAATAACACCATCAAAAATGGAGCTTATGCAATACAACTTATGGCTTTTAAAGATGAATCTGATGCCAAAAGTGCTGTTCAAAAGTATAAAAACGACATAAAAGATATCTATTACATAAAAGCTGACCTTGGGACTAAAGGTGTGTGGTACAGGGTAAGATGTTGCAGCTCTTCAACATTGGATGAGGTTAAAAGTAAATTGCAAGATATTAACGAGAAGTATAAAATAAAAGGATTTATCGTTAAAAATTAA
- a CDS encoding family 10 glycosylhydrolase, with amino-acid sequence MLKQLVAVCLFLCSLSANAITLVDSSYYKVNGVQIFNFEKEYKYNLDNYFKSLKSSNVNTIFVRVFQNATDRIHFDESNKCTSGVYFKSEIACTVFDLLDLIIPYARKHDIKVFAWMATRSLSFLKDTHKLELEFRDGNIQNGYGINIFDKNARNSLIELFKELAMYDIDGILIQDDFILRMNEGLSDLSKSRYYVDYGKLPDNKDDDWYKWKLLNLSGFLDELRYETKKINPKIRFAVNIYYETPVYPEKGLKWYAQSLEQYKKLGFSYFAVMAYHEQIMDELKINFQNTLSYLNTMLNKMSKLLYPENILVKVQVREFNNEKTKIPKYKIDKVCELIKNYNAGIVLVPFENLSDLNNNCFSEGKI; translated from the coding sequence ATGTTAAAACAATTAGTTGCAGTTTGTTTATTTTTATGTTCACTTAGTGCTAACGCAATAACTCTTGTGGACTCCTCATATTATAAAGTGAATGGCGTTCAAATATTCAATTTTGAAAAAGAGTATAAGTATAATCTTGATAATTATTTCAAGTCTCTAAAAAGTTCAAACGTGAATACTATTTTTGTTCGTGTTTTTCAAAATGCAACGGACAGGATACATTTTGACGAGTCTAATAAATGTACTTCCGGTGTATATTTTAAGTCGGAAATTGCTTGTACCGTATTTGATTTGTTGGATTTAATTATTCCGTATGCCAGAAAGCACGATATTAAAGTTTTTGCGTGGATGGCTACAAGAAGCCTGAGTTTTTTGAAAGATACTCACAAACTTGAGCTGGAATTCAGAGATGGTAATATTCAAAACGGATACGGCATAAATATTTTTGATAAAAATGCTCGAAACTCCTTAATTGAGCTTTTCAAAGAATTGGCAATGTATGATATTGATGGTATATTAATTCAAGACGATTTTATATTAAGGATGAATGAAGGCCTGTCTGATTTAAGTAAATCAAGGTATTACGTTGACTATGGCAAGTTGCCTGATAATAAAGATGATGATTGGTATAAATGGAAATTGCTAAATTTATCTGGTTTTTTAGACGAGCTTCGATACGAAACTAAAAAGATAAACCCAAAGATAAGGTTTGCTGTTAATATCTATTACGAAACACCTGTGTATCCTGAAAAAGGGCTTAAGTGGTATGCTCAATCGTTGGAGCAATATAAAAAGCTTGGTTTTTCATATTTTGCTGTAATGGCATATCACGAACAAATAATGGATGAATTAAAAATTAATTTTCAAAATACTCTGAGTTATTTAAATACGATGTTAAATAAAATGTCAAAACTCCTATATCCTGAAAATATTTTAGTAAAGGTACAGGTGAGAGAATTTAACAATGAAAAGACAAAAATACCAAAATATAAAATCGATAAAGTATGTGAGTTGATTAAAAATTATAATGCAGGTATTGTTTTGGTGCCTTTTGAAAATTTGTCGGATTTAAACAACAACTGTTTTTCGGAGGGAAAAATATGA